In Nostoc sp. UHCC 0926, a single genomic region encodes these proteins:
- the rimI gene encoding ribosomal protein S18-alanine N-acetyltransferase: MISSDLEIKLLTPENLSAILELDQACFGGLWTLEGYKRELDSPNSDLLGLFSRFSTISLLGIGCFWSILEEAHITILAVHPQYHRQGLGAALLYSLIKTACDRGLERATLEVRASNLAAISLYQKFGFKTAGRRRRYYQDNGEDALILWMSDLQHPQFQKTLDNWYTLVSDRLDKSSWHLLFK; this comes from the coding sequence GTGATCTCATCAGACTTAGAAATTAAATTACTGACACCAGAAAATCTCAGTGCAATACTAGAACTCGATCAAGCCTGTTTTGGCGGACTTTGGACTCTGGAGGGCTACAAACGAGAATTGGATAGTCCCAACAGCGATTTACTCGGTTTATTTTCCCGGTTCTCCACCATAAGTTTGCTAGGAATCGGTTGCTTTTGGTCAATTTTAGAGGAAGCCCACATTACAATTTTGGCAGTTCATCCCCAATATCATCGTCAAGGTTTGGGTGCAGCTTTACTATATTCACTCATTAAGACAGCTTGCGATCGCGGTTTGGAGCGAGCTACCCTCGAAGTCCGAGCTTCCAACTTGGCGGCAATATCTTTATATCAAAAATTTGGCTTCAAAACAGCTGGGCGGCGACGGCGTTACTACCAAGATAACGGTGAGGATGCGCTAATCCTTTGGATGTCAGACCTGCAACACCCCCAATTTCAAAAGACTTTGGACAATTGGTATACCCTAGTTAGCGATCGCTTGGACAAATCCTCTTGGCACTTGCTTTTTAAGTAA
- the lysA gene encoding diaminopimelate decarboxylase yields the protein MVSTHPTGVQHSGSQYLPQKYDTNAYPSPNQELLPLTARVHNHDLLEIGGCDVTTLVEQFGSPLYILDEETLRSACQQYRDAFKQYYKGESQVLYASKAWNCLAVCAIAASVGLGIDVVSGGELYTALQAGVSPNKIYLHGNNKSREELILAIESGVTIVADNWHELRTLVEIAQPAQPIRIMLRLTPGIECHTHEYIRTGHLDSKFGFDPNDLDEVFTFVSQQPALECVGVHAHIGSQIFERQPHQDLAAVMVQWLRDATKYGLNITELNVGGGLGIKYTESDDPPSIEEWVKAICEVIQEACAAENLPLPKLLSEPGRSLIATACVTAYTIGSSKVIPEIRTYVAIDGGMSDNPRPITYQSVYRAVVANKMSSPLTQTVTIAGKHCESGDILIKNALLPKTEPGDILVVMGTGAYNYSMASNYNRLPRPAAVVVTNGEANLILQRETYQDLIRQDRLPERLKSQELGVKS from the coding sequence ATGGTATCGACTCACCCCACTGGGGTTCAACATTCTGGAAGTCAATATTTACCTCAAAAATACGACACCAACGCATATCCATCGCCTAATCAAGAACTTTTACCCTTGACTGCCAGAGTTCATAACCATGACCTCCTAGAAATTGGTGGGTGTGATGTCACAACCCTAGTTGAGCAGTTTGGTTCACCTTTATATATTTTAGATGAAGAAACCCTGCGTTCGGCTTGTCAGCAATACCGAGATGCTTTCAAACAGTACTACAAGGGCGAATCTCAAGTATTGTATGCCTCAAAAGCTTGGAATTGTTTAGCAGTTTGTGCGATCGCAGCTTCTGTTGGGCTAGGAATCGATGTAGTTTCTGGGGGCGAACTTTACACCGCCCTGCAAGCGGGTGTTAGTCCCAATAAAATTTACCTTCACGGAAATAATAAATCTCGTGAAGAACTAATTTTAGCGATCGAGTCTGGTGTCACCATTGTGGCGGATAACTGGCACGAGTTGCGTACCCTTGTCGAAATAGCCCAACCTGCTCAACCAATCCGCATTATGCTCCGGCTAACTCCCGGTATCGAGTGTCACACCCATGAATATATTCGCACGGGACACTTAGATAGCAAATTTGGCTTTGATCCCAACGATTTAGATGAGGTATTTACTTTTGTTAGTCAACAACCTGCCCTTGAGTGCGTAGGGGTACACGCTCATATTGGTTCCCAAATTTTTGAGCGCCAACCGCATCAAGATTTGGCCGCTGTCATGGTGCAGTGGCTGCGGGATGCCACAAAGTATGGTTTAAATATTACAGAGTTAAATGTTGGTGGCGGTTTGGGGATTAAGTATACAGAATCAGACGATCCCCCCAGCATTGAAGAGTGGGTGAAGGCAATTTGTGAAGTAATCCAAGAAGCTTGTGCAGCCGAAAATCTGCCTTTGCCGAAATTACTTAGTGAACCAGGGCGATCGCTAATTGCCACAGCTTGCGTCACTGCCTATACTATTGGTTCATCCAAAGTTATCCCAGAAATTCGTACCTACGTAGCGATCGATGGGGGAATGTCCGATAATCCCCGCCCAATTACTTACCAATCAGTTTATCGGGCAGTAGTTGCGAATAAAATGTCTTCTCCTTTAACCCAAACAGTCACAATTGCTGGTAAACATTGTGAATCAGGAGATATTCTGATTAAAAATGCACTACTCCCAAAAACTGAACCAGGAGATATTCTCGTAGTTATGGGAACTGGTGCGTACAATTACAGTATGGCATCTAACTACAATCGCTTGCCCCGACCGGCAGCAGTTGTAGTGACGAATGGGGAAGCAAATTTAATTTTGCAACGTGAAACTTATCAAGACTTAATTCGACAAGATCGCCTACCAGAAAGACTGAAAAGTCAAGAGTTAGGAGTTAAAAGTTAG
- the cdaA gene encoding diadenylate cyclase CdaA: protein MRDWWKQWLTNLGWSQSLLLGTLDIVLVLALTYMILIIISERRTLWMVRGFIILMLASALSGRLGLPLLSFVLEKLVIGCAVAMAVALQSEFRRFLEQLGRGEFRQLFQPDRLAIPKSDSVIDEIVEAIKELSKNRIGALLILETTGQIDERDFSVPGVKLNAEVSKELIQTIFQPKTLLHDGATLIRGSRLVSSGIILPLSGRTASRQLGTRHRAAMGITERVENCICVVVSEETGSISLAERGTLNRPLTIKKLKESLEEALLSPTVDREAVAPGVLSFVRQIGGKTLALVSRLLRLPSTASRDKK from the coding sequence ATGAGAGATTGGTGGAAGCAATGGCTGACAAACCTAGGATGGTCACAGTCCTTGCTACTTGGGACTCTGGATATTGTGTTAGTGTTGGCGCTGACATACATGATACTAATTATTATTAGTGAGCGCCGGACACTGTGGATGGTGCGGGGATTCATTATCTTAATGCTAGCCTCAGCACTAAGTGGCAGATTAGGACTACCTCTGCTAAGTTTTGTACTGGAAAAGTTGGTGATTGGTTGTGCTGTAGCAATGGCAGTTGCTTTACAGTCAGAGTTTCGACGGTTTTTGGAACAATTGGGGCGTGGCGAATTCCGCCAGTTGTTTCAACCCGATCGGCTGGCAATCCCTAAATCTGATAGTGTAATTGATGAAATTGTTGAGGCTATTAAAGAATTGTCAAAAAACCGCATTGGAGCTTTACTAATTTTGGAAACCACAGGGCAAATTGATGAGCGAGATTTTTCTGTGCCAGGAGTAAAGCTAAATGCGGAGGTTTCTAAAGAACTGATCCAAACAATTTTTCAGCCAAAAACTTTGTTACACGATGGAGCAACATTGATTCGTGGCTCACGGCTTGTGTCATCGGGTATAATTTTACCACTTTCGGGACGCACAGCCTCGCGCCAGTTGGGAACACGCCACCGAGCGGCAATGGGAATTACTGAGCGGGTCGAAAATTGCATTTGTGTCGTTGTATCTGAAGAAACGGGTTCCATTTCCTTAGCGGAACGAGGAACCCTAAATAGACCGCTGACGATTAAGAAACTGAAAGAGTCATTAGAAGAGGCTCTTTTGTCTCCAACTGTGGATAGGGAAGCTGTTGCTCCTGGTGTGTTGAGTTTTGTTCGTCAGATAGGCGGGAAAACACTAGCACTGGTTTCACGTTTACTCAGATTACCATCGACCGCTTCTCGAGATAAAAAATGA
- a CDS encoding isoprenyl transferase, which yields MTAQQTKLQDLPTDLKRELLPQHVAVIMDGNGRWAKRQGLPRIMGHKRGVDALKDLLRCCQDWGIQALTAYAFSTENWKRPQEEVDFLMTLFQRVLRQELREMVEKNVQIKFVGNLQDLPRSLQQEISRSMAETKDNRGIRFSVATNYGGRQEILQACQAIAKQVQQGLLQPDEIDEQVFESHLYTAGITDPDLLIRTSGEMRLSNFLLWQMAYGEIYITDTLWPDFDRAEFHRALCAYQQRERRFGKV from the coding sequence ATGACAGCACAACAAACTAAATTGCAAGATTTGCCTACTGACTTAAAACGAGAACTATTGCCGCAGCACGTTGCGGTGATTATGGATGGCAATGGTCGATGGGCTAAACGTCAGGGGTTACCCCGGATTATGGGTCATAAGCGAGGAGTAGATGCTCTCAAGGATTTACTTCGCTGTTGTCAGGATTGGGGAATTCAGGCGCTGACGGCTTATGCTTTTTCAACAGAGAACTGGAAAAGACCGCAGGAAGAAGTGGATTTTTTGATGACTCTGTTTCAAAGAGTTTTGCGCCAAGAACTGCGGGAAATGGTCGAAAAGAATGTTCAAATTAAGTTTGTGGGAAATTTGCAAGACCTGCCACGATCGCTCCAACAAGAAATATCCCGTTCAATGGCAGAAACTAAGGATAATCGTGGTATCCGGTTTTCGGTGGCAACTAATTATGGCGGACGGCAGGAGATTTTACAAGCTTGTCAGGCGATCGCAAAACAAGTTCAGCAAGGTCTGTTACAACCCGATGAAATTGATGAACAAGTATTTGAGAGCCACTTGTACACAGCAGGAATTACTGACCCAGATTTGTTAATTCGCACAAGTGGAGAAATGCGCCTCTCAAATTTCCTGCTCTGGCAAATGGCTTATGGAGAAATTTACATTACTGATACTCTCTGGCCAGATTTTGACCGCGCTGAATTTCACCGCGCTTTGTGTGCCTACCAGCAACGGGAGCGGCGGTTTGGGAAAGTATAA
- a CDS encoding DUF4926 domain-containing protein, protein MILATYCLVELVTDRYQDRGVSAGTIGTILEVYEDEAYEIEFSRNDGTTIAWFAVLQNEVKPLANENLVSIPSQKESA, encoded by the coding sequence ATGATTCTCGCGACCTATTGTTTAGTAGAGCTTGTTACCGACCGTTACCAAGATCGTGGAGTTTCCGCAGGCACGATCGGAACCATTCTGGAAGTCTACGAGGATGAAGCCTACGAAATTGAGTTCTCCCGTAACGATGGAACCACTATCGCTTGGTTTGCTGTCTTGCAAAACGAGGTAAAACCCTTGGCTAACGAGAATCTAGTTTCTATTCCTTCCCAAAAAGAATCTGCATAA